One genomic region from Camelus dromedarius isolate mCamDro1 chromosome 17, mCamDro1.pat, whole genome shotgun sequence encodes:
- the LOC116158229 gene encoding secreted frizzled-related protein 2, which produces MAPLPNPGPRGSLTPPFPPVPRASCRDCELQDTRSSKEVLDTLCASDFAVKVRLSRRNGSSSGPSDCDLDSRLEVLKAGPLSPGELAPTLRRWLQLDATCVHNLLRGRHAGTYVLCGEVQGHRLLVTTAYAWSQGHRNLQLAVRRWRHHQCPE; this is translated from the exons AtggctcccctccccaacccGGGGCCCAGAGGGAGCCTCACTCCACCCTTCCCCCCAGTGCCACGTGCCAGCTGCAGGGACTGTGAGTTGCAGGACACCCGCTCGTCCAAGGAGGTTCTGGACACGCTCTGCGCTAGCGACTTTG CAGTGAAAGTTAGGCTCTCCCGGCGCAATGGGTCGTCCTCCGGACCCTCAGACTGCGACCTGGACTCACGGCTAGAGGTTCTGAAGGCGGGCCCACTGTCTCCTGGGGAGCTGGCGCCCACTCTGCGACGCTGGCTGCAGCTGGATGCCACGTGCGTGCACAACCTCCTGCGTGGAAGGCATGCTGGGACCTACGTGCTGTGTGGGGAGGTACAGGGTCACCGTCTGCTGGTAACCACGGCCTATGCTTGGAGCCAGGGCCACCGAAATCTGCAGTTGGCTGTGCGCAGGTGGCGCCATCACCAGTGCCCAGAATAG